The Geotrypetes seraphini chromosome 8, aGeoSer1.1, whole genome shotgun sequence genome includes a region encoding these proteins:
- the LOC117366076 gene encoding histone H2A type 1 translates to MSGRGKQGGKARAKAKTRSSRAGLQFPVGRVHRLLRKGNYAERVGAGAPVYLAAVLEYLTAEILELAGNAARDNKKTRIIPRHLQLAIRNDEELNKLLGKVTIAQGGVLPNIQAVLLPKKTESHKAAKGK, encoded by the coding sequence atgtcTGGGCGCGGCAAACAAGGAGGGAAGGCTCGAGCTAAAGCCAAGACTCGCTCGTCCCGAGCAGGGCTGCAGTTTCCCGTAGGGCGCGTGCACAGGCTGCTGAGGAAGGGCAACTATGCTGAGCGGGTGGGTGCCGGCGCCCCGGTCTATCTGGCAGCGGTGCTGGAGTATCTGACCGCTGAGATCTTAGAGCTGGCCGGCAATGCCGCGCGCGATAACAAGAAGACTCGGATCATCCCCAGGCACTTGCAGCTGGCCATCCGCAACGATGAAGAACTGAATAAGCTGCTGGGGAAAGTCACCATCGCGCAGGGCGGCGTCCTGCCTAACATCCAGGCTGTGCTACTGCCCAAGAAAACCGAGAGCCACAAAGCGGCCAAAGGCAAATAA
- the LOC117366078 gene encoding histone H2B 1.2-like has translation MPEPAKSAPAAKKGSKKAVSKTPKKDGRKYKRRRKESYAIYIYKVLKQVHPDTGISSKAMGIMNSFVSDIFERIAGEASRLAHYNKRSTITSREIQTAVRLLLPGELAKHAVSEGTKAVTKYTSSK, from the coding sequence ATGCCCGAGCCAGCCAAATCAGCTCCCGCAGCCAAGAAGGGCTCCAAGAAAGCGGTGAGCAAGACTCCGAAAAAAGATGGGAGAAAATACAAGCGACGAAGGAAGGAGAGCTACGCTATTTATATCTATAAAGTGCTGAAGCAGGTTCATCCCGACACCGGCATTTCCTCCAAGGCTATGGGCATCATGAACTCCTTCGTGAGTGACATCTTTGAGCGCATCGCCGGAGAAGCCTCCCGCCTCGCTCATTACAACAAGCGCTCCACCATCACCTCCAGGGAGATCCAGACCGCAGTGCGCCTCCTGCTGCCCGGTGAACTGGCCAAACACGCCGTGTCCGAGGGCACCAAGGCAGTCACCAAGTACACCAGCTCCAAGTAA